The Candidatus Omnitrophota bacterium nucleotide sequence AGCTCGGTCACAGTGTAAAGACGCTCCGCGATACAGCTTTCTATTTTTTCCGTTGTTTTTGAGGGCAAGCTTCTGCCGCTTGTTCCAAGAAATAATTCAATGTATTTTCCAAAGATACTGCAAGCTTCACGGAAGGCTGCCAGCCTAAAAAACGGCGGGCATTGTTGATGCAGGGTTTTCTGTGCAAAACGTCTTGATACCCTTCTCCATAAAATGTGCCGCCTACTACATACTTCAGGCCGGCAAACTTAGGGAACATATCGCGCAAAGGATGAGATTTGAATTTTTTAACGAGCATTTGAGCCAGTTCTTTGATGGTGAACTCATTATCTGGATTGCCGATATTGAATATTTTGCCTGCGCAAACATTGTTCTTGTTTTCTATTATCCCGCGCAAACATGCTATACCATCAGATATATCGGTAAAACATCTTTTCTGCCTTCCGCCGTCAACGAGCAAAATGGGCTTTCCTTCCACAAGGCTTAAGATAAGTTGAGTAACTACGCGTGAACTTTTTTTTCGCGCGGACTCCAACCCGTCTAATCGCGGGCCTATCCAGTTAAACGGCCGGAAAAGCGTGAAGTTGAGCTTGCCCTGCTTCCCATAGGCCCAAATAACCCTATCCAAAAGTTGTTTACTGCATGAATATATCCAGCGCTGCATCCTGGTTGGCCCAAGCACGAATTCCGAATTGTCTTCGTCAAATTCATCATCTTTGCACATGCCATAAACCTCTGATGTTGAAGGAAAAACAAGCCGTTTTTTATACTTGGCACAATACCGCACAATCTTAAGGTTTTCCTCAAAATCAATCTCAAAAACCGAAAGAGGCCTACGCACATATTCTATTGGAGTAACTAATGCCGCGAGAGGTATAATTATGTCGCTGGCAGAAACCTCTTTTTCTACCCATCGCTGTTTTACCCTTATGTCCGCCTGCTTAAAATGAAACCGCTTGTACGCACAAAGCCTATCTATGTTAAAGGAATTCACATCAATTCCCGAAATTTCGTTATCGCTCGTGCGCAGGATATTTTCAGCCAGCTCATTACCTATAAAACCGTTTACCCCGATAATAAAGATCTTCTTTCTCTTTCGCACTTTTTACCCCCTCGCGTAATATTTATCATTTTTTACAGAAGGTATTTTTATGATGACTGTAACCGCGTCCCTTAGAACCTTATAATCGGCCATCTCATTAGGCCCGGCCACGATTATATCCCCTTTTCCATACTCTTTGTTATTGATGCGCACTAGGCCCTTAATTACCACGGTTATTTCGGCAGCAACTTTATGGTAATGCCTCTTCGTATAATCACCGGCCTTTTCAATTTTTACCGCCGCCTCAAATTCCTTCGTCCTGTAAACCGCGCGCGGAAAATCACCGGCAAACCATCCCCTTATCATTTTGTCTAATTTGAATTTTCTCATATTCCGCCCCAGTCATCTAATGCCTGTGATAATGGCCGATTTGTACAGTCCCAAGGTATATCCCGCCGATAACCGCTATAACCCCAAAGATCTCTATAGGCGGCGTATGGCGGGCAAAAAATATAATATCCCAGACAAAAGCCAGCACAGGCTGTAAGATCAGGATCAGGCCAACCTGCATAGGCGATATTCTGGAAAGACCCACCGCAATGAATACCCATGCCAAAACCTGCGGTATAATGCCATAACCTAACAGAGCCAGCCGGCTCTGAGTATCGGGAATAGCGAAGCTTTCTCCGGAATAAAGAGCTGCAGCCCCCATTATTAACATATTTGTGATCGTTATCATAGTAAGAGTCGCTAAGTTATTGACCGAGAATGCCCCCTCGTTAAACACTATCTTACGCAAAATAAGAAGATACGCGGCATAACAGATCGCTGTAATCAACCCAAAGAATATCCCAATTTTATGATGATCCCCTAATGTATGCCAATCCACCCCAAAAATCATAAAAAGCCCAGCGATAGCTACGCTTACCGCAACTGCCAGTTTTGGTGTTATACGTTCTTTCAATAGAAAAATACTAAAACCCGCCAGAAAAAACACCTGCAAACTGGATAAAAGTGTTGCCAGCCCGGGGCCTACATATAAGATGCTTCTATGCCATAAAATAAGGTCAATACTAAAAATACTCCCGCATGACAATACCAGTAAAAAATGTTTAGACCCTTGCCATAATCGGCCTTTCATTGCTTTTGTGATGGCAAACAGAAAAACGCCCCCAAAAAGCATCCTGTAAAAACCTATCGCTGTCGGATCCACATTAGCAAGCCTGACAAATACTGAAGAAAAACTTATCATGACGGCGCCTATGGCCACGCATAATATACCTATATTACGCCTATTCATCATACCGCTTGTTATCTCTTTCTGGCAATAGCAGGCCTTTTACATAACTGCTTTTTTTAAGCGTCTTTTGGCTTATCTTGGTCTTTCCTTCAATGGCTAAACTTTTCTATGTATCTTTATTGCCTTACGCAACCGCCTGCCCGAGACTAAAAACAGTCATCAGGGCAAATGCGGCCGCTAAAACGCCTCGCG carries:
- a CDS encoding DMT family transporter → MNRRNIGILCVAIGAVMISFSSVFVRLANVDPTAIGFYRMLFGGVFLFAITKAMKGRLWQGSKHFLLVLSCGSIFSIDLILWHRSILYVGPGLATLLSSLQVFFLAGFSIFLLKERITPKLAVAVSVAIAGLFMIFGVDWHTLGDHHKIGIFFGLITAICYAAYLLILRKIVFNEGAFSVNNLATLTMITITNMLIMGAAALYSGESFAIPDTQSRLALLGYGIIPQVLAWVFIAVGLSRISPMQVGLILILQPVLAFVWDIIFFARHTPPIEIFGVIAVIGGIYLGTVQIGHYHRH